The following nucleotide sequence is from Gemmatimonadota bacterium.
CAAGCTCACCGCGGCGGGCGAAGAGGCCGGCGTCGAGACCCACGACCTGCTCAAGCAGTGGGCGCCCGTCGCCTTTGTTTACCTGCTCTGGCTCTCGGTCTTCATGGCCGCACAGATGCTGCTCACCAACACCATCGAGGAGAAGTCCAATCGCATCATGGAGGTGCTGCTCTCCGCCGTATCGCCCATCCAGCTCATGGCCGGCAAGATCGCCGGCATCGCGGCCACCGGTCTCACCATGGTGGCGTCCTGGGTGGTCACCTTCTTCCTGGCCGCCCTGTACCTGCCGCGCCTGCTGGATGCGCCACCCAAGCTCGAGTTCACGGCACTGCTCAACGAGCCCGTCTACATCGGCTCGTTCCTCGCCTACTTCCTGCTCGGGTACGTCTTGTTCGCGGCCATCCTGGTCGCCATCGGCTCCATGTGCAACACGCTCAAGGAAGCGCAGAACCTCATGACGCCCATCACGCTGGTGCTGGTCCTGCCCCTGCTGGCCATGATGCCCATCGGCCAGGATCCCAACGGAACGCTGGCCCGAGTGCTCTCCTACATACCGCCTTTCACGCCCTTCGTCATGATGAACCGCGCCGCCGGCCCGCCCACCGCCTTCGAGTACCTGACCACCACGATGCTGCTCGTGGCCTCGATCTTCCTGGCGCTGTGGGCTGCAGCCAAGATCTTCCGCATCGGCATCCTGCTCACCGGAAAGCCGCCCCGCCTGCGCGAAATCCTGCGCTGGATCCGGGCGCCCGTGGGCCAGGTGGTAGTGCCCCAGGAAGAGCGGGTCGCAGTCCCCAGGTGACGGGCGGGGGGGGCGGCTCGCCGCACGCAGTCTCCGCATTGCTTTCCATGCCCCGCCACACTAACGTAGGATCCTTCCCCCGCAGCGTTGCCGTCAGCCTCTCACCGACGGAGGGCACGATGGGACGCGTCAACGCATCTCGCGTCGTCCTGGGTGGGCTCCTGGCCGGAGTGGTGATCAACGTTCTCGACGCCGCCTCGCAACTCCTGCCGGTCGACACAATCTCCTGGATCACCGACCTGGGACTGCCGGAGCCCGGTGGCGGGGCGATGGCGACCTGGCTGGTACTCGGGTTCGTCGTCGGCGTCGCGGCCGTCTGGCTCTACGCCGCGATCCGCCCGCGTTACGGGGCCGGGCCGCGCACCGCGCTCCTGGCCGGCGGCGCCGTTTGGCTGCTCGCCCTCGCGGTACCGGTTGTGGGCTTCCGCGCCGCCGGCATCGTGCCCGGCACCGTCTTCTGGGTGTGGATGGCCGTGGGGTTGGTCGAGATGCTGGCCGGCACGCTGGCCGGCGCGCGGGTCTACCGTGAGGAGGCGCCTGCTTCGGCGACCACGGGATAGGAGACCGGGCGCCAGCCGCGAAAGCCGCCGGCGGGATGCGCATCCCGCCGGCGCTTCGATAACCGCTGGTGTGCTGCTGTTCAGGCCGCCTGCTGCGCCGATTGCCGCACCAGCTCGACCTCGATCGAGAGACTGACCTCGTTGCCCACGGCCAGCCCGCCCGCCTCCAGCACCTGGTTCCAGGTGAGCCCGAAATCCCGACGATCGATCTTGCCGCGGGCACTGAAGCCCACTCGCTCCTTGCCCCACGGGTCCTGCACCCGGCCGGTCTCCTCTACCTCCAGCACCACCTCGCGCGCCACGTCCCGGATGGTCAGGTCACCCACCAGCTCGTACCGCCCCTCCGCCCGCGGGTCGATCCGCCGGCTGCGGAAAAGGATGGCGGGATACTGGCCGGCATCCAGAAAGTCCGCCGAGCGCAGGTGCTCGTCCCGCTGCTCCTGACCGGTGTCGATGCTCGCCGCGTCCATGCGGGCCTCCACCAGCGAGCCCGCCGGATCGGCCTCGTCCAGCTTCAGCGAACCGGTCACGGCCGTGAACCGCCCCTTCACCTTCGCGATCATCAGGTGCTTCACCGCAAACTCCACCGTGGTGTGCGCACCATCCAACTGCCAGAGGACCGCACCCGTCGTGACCACCGCGTCCTGCGCACTGCTGCTCATACCTGCCTCCTCGTTTCGCATCGTTCAGCCGGGCCTGTTCCTGCGCCCGGCCCGTGGGCACCGCCAGTCTGCCTTTCCAAACGTCTCAGCTCCAAGTGTCTCATTCATGAGATACAGCCGGAAAAAAAGAGCGCCCCCCGCAATGGGTAACCTCCCCCAGCGGCGTCAACCTCCCCCACCGGCGTCGCGCTCCACAACGGGCCCGGGAGTCAGCTCGGCCGCCGCACGGCCAAGCTTGCGCAGAAGCCGGAGCGCCGCCCCCTTTTCCCCGTCATCCA
It contains:
- a CDS encoding YceI family protein; translation: MSSSAQDAVVTTGAVLWQLDGAHTTVEFAVKHLMIAKVKGRFTAVTGSLKLDEADPAGSLVEARMDAASIDTGQEQRDEHLRSADFLDAGQYPAILFRSRRIDPRAEGRYELVGDLTIRDVAREVVLEVEETGRVQDPWGKERVGFSARGKIDRRDFGLTWNQVLEAGGLAVGNEVSLSIEVELVRQSAQQAA